In Populus alba chromosome 1, ASM523922v2, whole genome shotgun sequence, a single window of DNA contains:
- the LOC118063535 gene encoding glutamate receptor 2.8-like, protein MNMFNHMIFSFFALTFLFMLKKTAAEGVHAQGINIGAIIDMSSRIGKEQRVAMEIAMEDFYGTGNQTLFLHIKDSHRDPVCAALAAMDLINNQQVQAILGPQTWEEALSVAEISSQTQVPILSLADTTPKWATERWPYLLQASPSKQEQMKAIAAIVQSWNWHQVTVIYEGTDSSAIEVTPSLFNALRDAGVGVIQGLVLPTFASTITLSMLSKELEKLKSEQSRVFVVHLSFPLAVRLFEKAKKMKMMEKDYVWITTNPITSLVHSNASIISSSMQGVIGVKSYFSERGHLFREIRQRFRRKFSIENPKDDNNEPGIYAAEAYDAVWTMAVALNGSNRGGQELLETILQVDFHGLSGKVQFIKFINERAPANRFHIINIIGNSYKELGFWSKGLGFSKTIHENSIYRSCMTDWEQALWPEGPWNTSSRGWITATSANPWRIGVPGESGYREFVHVEYDHLGNSTSFSGFAIEVFRETIKRLPFILPYEFIAFKNTSYDELVKQIHLKKYDAVVGDVVILASRYQLAEFTKPYTETGLMLIVPAQAGNRELSFIRPFTKSMWVLTAVITVYNGFIIWLIERNHCPSLKGSMLHQTGIMLWLAFNTLFSLHGGKMHSNLSRMSMVVWLFVALVITQTYTANLSSMLTVQKLDGAAPNVEALLNSNAVVGYGTGSYLQNYLVDVLRFKTQNIRNYTTLEAYAQAFKNKEIAAVFLEVPLAKLFLAKYCRRFVSVGPTYKVGGFGFAFPRGSPLLPSIDEALLKVSENGILMELENRFINPGNCPDVEDENHSLSLRSFGTLFIITTGTSTISLAIYIFSRGNSMLGYATIWRLMLAAMRFWACQRQITGRSNNAENSVNNLAPQASGMQSLV, encoded by the exons ATGAACATGTTTAACCATAtgatcttctctttctttgcattaacctttttatttatgctGAAGAAAACAGCAGCAGAGGGAGTCCATGCACAAGGCATCAATATTGGTGCTATAATCGATATGAGTTCACGTATTGGTAAAGAGCAGAGAGTTGCCATGGAAATTGCAATGGAGGATTTCTATGGCACCGGCAATCAGACCTTGTTTCTTCACATTAAAGATTCTCATAGGGATCCTGTCTGTGCAGCTCTTGCAG CAATGGATCTCATCAACAATCAACAAGTACAAGCCATTTTAGGACCACAGACGTGGGAAGAGGCGTTATCAGTCGCTGAGATCAGTAGCCAAACTCAGGTTCCAATTCTTTCTTTGGCTGACACCACTCCCAAATGGGCAACAGAGCGATGGCCTTACCTGCTTCAAGCTTCACCTAGCAAGCAAGAGCAAATGAAAGCCATTGCAGCTATTGTGCAATCATGGAATTGGCATCAGGTCACTGTAATATACGAAGGTACGGATTCATCAGCTATTGAAGTCACACCATCTCTCTTTAATGCCCTGAGAGATGCAGGTGTAGGAGTCATCCAAGGTCTAGTCCTCCCTACTTTTGCTTCTACCATTACGTTGTCTATGTTG TCTAAAGAGCTCGAAAAACTTAAAAGTGAGCAGAGCAGAGTCTTTGTTGTTCATTTGTCCTTCCCTTTGGCCGTGCGACTATttgaaaaggcaaagaaaatgaaaatgatggaAAAAGACTATGTATGGATCACGACAAATCCCATTACAAGCCTTGTTCACTCCAATGCCTCTATTATCTCCTCTTCAATGCAGGGAGTAATAGGGGTCAAGAGTTATTTCTCTGAAAGAGGGCACCTTTTTCGTGAGATTCGTCAAAGATTTCGAAGGAAATTTAGCATAGAAAATCCTAAAGATGACAACAATGAACCTGGAATTTATGCAGCAGAGGCCTATGATGCAGTTTGGACAATGGCTGTAGCGTTGAATGGAAGTAACCGAGGAGGTCAAGAGTTGTTAGAAACAATTTTGCAAGTGGACTTCCATGGTCTATCAGGAAAAGTTCAGTTCATCAAATTCATCAACGAAAGAGCTCCTGCAAACAGATTTCATATCATCAATATAATTGGAAATAGTTACAAGGAGCTTGGGTTTTGGTCAAAAGGATTAGGCTTCTCTAAGACTATCCATGAAAATTCTATTTACCGCTCTTGTATGACTGATTGGGAGCAAGCGCTTTGGCCAGAGGGACCGTGGAATACTTCTTCAAGAGGATGGATTACCGCAACGAGTGCAAACCCATGGAGAATTGGTGTGCCTGGCGAATCAGGTTATAGAGAGTTTGTGCATGTGGAATATGATCACTTGGGAAACAGTACTTCTTTTTCTGGATTTGCCATCGAGGTTTTCAGAGAAACTATAAAACGCTTGCCGTTCATTTTGCCATACGAGTTCATTGCCTTCAAAAACACTTCTTATGATGAGCTTGTAAAACAAATCCATCTCAAG AAGTATGATGCAGTAGTTGGTGATGTGGTAATATTGGCTAGCAGATACCAGCTCGCAGAATTCACAAAGCCTTACACGGAAACAGGATTGATGCTGATAGTCCCTGCTCAAGCAGGCAATAGAGAACTGTCATTTATCAGACCCTTCACAAAATCCATGTGGGTTCTAACTGCAGTCATAACTGTCTACAATGGTTTTATAATCTGGTTGATAGAGCGAAATCATTGCCCTTCACTTAAGGGTTCGATGCTGCATCAAACAGGAATAATGCTTTGGTTAGCCTTCAACACTCTTTTCTCGTTACATG GGGGGAAAATGCATAGCAATCTATCCAGGATGTCGATGGTAGTCTGGCTGTTCGTGGCGCTAGTAATCACACAGACTTACACTGCTAACCTTTCGAGCATGCTTACTGTCCAGAAGCTTGATGGTGCTGCTCCTAATGTCGAGGCCCTGCTAAATAGCAATGCCGTTGTTGGATATGGCACAGGTTCCTACCTGCAAAATTATTTGGTGGATGTTTTACGTTTCAAGACGCAAAACATCAGGAATTATACCACATTGGAAGCTTATGCTCAAGCATTCAAGAACAAAGAAATTGCTGCTGTCTTTCTTGAAGTTCCTCTGGCCAAATTATTCCTAGCAAAATACTGCCGCCGCTTTGTCTCAGTAGGGCCAACGTACAAAGTCGGAGGGTTTGGATTT GCATTTCCTCGTGGATCTCCATTACTTCCTAGCATCGACGAAGCTCTACTGAAAGTATCTGAAAATGGAATTCTAATGGAACTAGAGAACAGATTCATTAATCCAGGAAATTGCCCAGATGTGGAAGATGAAAATCATAGCCTTAGCCTCAGAAGCTTTGGTACACTCTTCATAATAACCACCGGCACTTCAACAATCTCCCTTGCAATCTACATTTTCTCGAGAGGCAATTCCATGCTCGGATACGCAACCATATGGAGACTTATGTTGGCTGCAATGAGGTTTTGGGCCTGTCAAAGGCAGATCACTGGAAGATCAAACAATGCTGAGAATTCTGTTAATAATTTGGCTCCGCAGGCATCAGGCATGCAATCTCTTGTATGA
- the LOC118027486 gene encoding sodium/calcium exchanger NCL2-like, whose protein sequence is MEMRLISRTVCFILFLLLTVLLNVKGRSLAHSSVELLVSDGINNVQENQSSILALKGMDSSSEEKCEQLYGFLPCSSNIFGHLFLIAVYEYMLFHGEGYLASGGEKIFRILGPGVFGASAFQVLGALPESLILLASGLLNTREVAQESVSTGVGLLAGTSILLLTLLWGTCVIAGSIQSSKPTISNTSSSRLLSWLTEFGVTTDLETSYTSRIMGLSVIPFLILQVPKIFNSNSGEHLTILTSLVVSVVSLLIYFFYQIFEPWIQKRRLEYVKYDEALLRILQLVQERALGRILTGEGAPNINAIQRLFEEIDKDGDDYISPSEVRQLLLDIKSTGMNINKDSASEELIKVLDLNDDKKITKEEFVYTFTKWLEETKYAMDRRYFTINSLKRFYQVFHPFVESTREHEMKRNLITEIVSHLQSVALGNLIKEDGTPDLLAIRRLFEEIDRDEDNCISKDELKELMKKIEIGKISWDVDEAAEKIMEALDTSGDQMIDEKEFTEGIVRWPINTSENVTPVSTRSQDDNNRGTWEEVDKLLKDEKTNAVDKSSWAWFKAIMSMVLGAAILSVLAEPLTQSVQNFSEDAGIPSFFVSFVLVPLATNARAATTAITTACRKKSITTSLTFSEIYGGVFMNNVLGCSVLLFLIYVRGLTWEFSAEVLVVLITCAIMCLAVSFRSDFPLWTSFMAFLLYPFSLLLVYVFNDVLDYV, encoded by the exons ATGGAAATGAGGCTCATCTCAAGAACTGTATGTTTTatactttttcttcttttaacagTTCTTTTAAACGTTAAAGGCCGCTCTCTGGCACACAGCTCTGTCGAATTACTGGTTTCAGATGGCATCAATAATGTCCAAGAAAACCAATCTTCCATTCTAGCTCTCAAAGGGATGGATTCTTCCTCTGAAGAGAAGTGTGAGCAATTGTATGGCTTCTTGCCGTGCTCCAGTAATATTTTTGGGCATCTCTTTCTTATTGCAGTGTATGAATATATGTTGTTTCATGGAGAGGGCTACTTGGCCTCTGGAGGTGAGAAGATTTTCAGGATTCTTGGACCTGGTGTCTTCGGTGCCAGTGCTTTCCAGGTTCTTGGAGCCCTTCCTGAGTCCTTGATACTTCTAG CGTCTGGATTATTGAACACAAGAGAAGTAGCTCAAGAGTCCGTGTCTACAGGAGTCGGACTCCTCGCAGGAACATCTATTTTGCTTCTAACACTACTCTGGGGAACCTGTGTTATCGCTGGCAGCATTCAATCGTCAAAGCCAACCATTTCCAATACTTCAAGCTCAAGATTATTATCATGGCTGACTG AGTTTGGAGTCACTACGGATTTGGAGACAAGCTACACATCAAGGATTATGGGTCTTTCTGTCATACCATTTCTTATTTTGCAAGTCCCAAAAATTTTCAACTCAAATTCTGGGGAACACTTGACGATATTGACCTCTCTTGTGGTTTCAGTGGTTTCTCTATTGATATATTTCTTCTATCAG ATCTTCGAACCGTGGATTCAAAAGAGAAGACTGGAATATGTAAAATATGATGAAGCTCTTTTAAGAATTCTGCAACTCGTGCAAGAACGAGCTTTAGGGAGAATTCTGACAGGAGAGGGGGCTCCAAATATAAATGCTATACAGAG ACTATTTGAGGAAATAGATAAAGATGGTGATGACTATATATCGCCCTCTGAAGTGAGGCAACTTCTGCTCGACATAAAGTCTACAGGAATGAATATCAATAAAGACAGTGCATCAGAAGAATTAATCAAAGTATTAGATCTCAATGATGATAAGAAAATAACTAAGGAAGAATTTGTCTATACTTTTACAAAATGGCTTGAAGAGACAAAGTATGCTATGGACAGGCGATACTTCACAATTAACTCCTTGAAGAGGTTTTATCAG GTTTTTCACCCGTTCGTAGAAAGTACAAGAGAACATGAGATGAAGAGAAATCTCATAACAGAAATCGTGAGTCATCTACAAAGCGTTGCTTTAGGAAACCTAATCAAAGAAGATGGTACTCCGGATTTACTTGCTATTAGAAG GTTGTTCGAAGAAATTGATCGTGATGAAGATAATTGCATATCAAAAGATGAGTTAAAAGAACTAATGAAAAAGATTGAGATTGGTAAGATCTCTTGGGATGTAGATGAAGCAGCTGAAAAAATCATGGAAGCACTTGACACGAGCGGAGATCAAATGATCGATGAGAAGGAGTTCACCGAGGGAATTGTAAGATGGCCGATTAACACGTCCGAAAATGTAACTCCTGTATCAACTCGGTCCCAAGATGATAACAATCGA GGAACCTGGGAAGAAGTGGATAAgttattgaaggatgaaaaaacCAATGCTGTTGACAAATCATCATGGGCTTGGTTTAAGGCTATAATGTCTATGGTGCTTGGAGCTGCTATATTGTCTGTGCTAGCAGAGCCGCTGACACAAAGTGTTCAGAATTTCTCCGAGGATGCTGGGATACCATCTTTTTTTGTCTCCTTTGTGTTAGTTCCACTCGCAACCAACGCAAGAGCAGCCACTACAGCTATCACGACTGCCTGTCGTAAGAAGTCTATAACCACTTCCTTGACATTTTCCGAG ATTTATGGTGGGGTGTTCATGAACAATGTTCTTGGCTGTTCTGTTCTTCTATTTCTAATTTATGTTCGTGGATTGACATGGGAATTCTCTGCTGAAGTACTGGTTGTGCTCATTACCTGTGCTATAATGTGTCTCGCCGTAAGCTTTCGCTCCGATTTCCCATTGTGGACATCATTCATGGCATTCCTCTTGTATCCCTTTTCTCTGTTACTTGTTTATGTTTTCAACGATGTTCTCGATTATGTTTAG